From the Candidatus Saccharibacteria bacterium genome, the window GGCAATTTCTAGCGCCGTTTCCATCATCTTCCCCCACATGGCTGGGTCAGCGCCCGAACCAATGTGTATATGGAGCCGGTCAATCTTCACCCCGTGCGCAGCTGCAAGTTCAAGCGCCTCTGGCACATACGCCTGCCATAAACCAAAGCTGCTATTTGCCCCACCAGTCGTGGTGCGGTTATTGTGCCCCGCCCCAATCCCGGGGTTCACCCTGAGCCCAACTGATGTCGGGTGATTTTCGCTGGCGACAAAAAGCTCCAACTGGTGCAATGACGATGCGACATACAGCACCCCGACAGCGAGCAGCGCTGACAAATTATGCGCCGGCTGCTGACTAGACAAGCTTATTTTGTCGCCGGCAATTCCAAGTTCTAGCAGCTCTTGCGCTTCATAGCTTGAGCTAGCATCGAACTGTAGCCCGCTTTCATGAAACAGACGTATCACCTCCGGGTGATTGTTCGCTTTCACGGCGTATCTGGCAGTAAGCCCAAATGGCAGTTCCAGATTGAGCAACTTTTTTGCACGTTCTACAAGCATATCCCGCGAATATACATATAGCGGTGTCCCCTGCTCTCGAGCCAATTCTCTCAGCCGCGCATCATCCCAGCTATTCACCGCTCACCTCTACTCCGCGCCAGAAGGCGACGTAGCCACTAAAGTCTTTATGCACTCGCTCAATGGCCGTCGGCAGTGGCTCTGGGTAGCTCCAGGCAGCATCGGCGTTTGTTTGACCGTCTACCGTGACTGTGTAGTACTGACACTTGCCCTTCCAAGGGCAGGTATAGGGCGTTGGGCTTTCGCTCAGTAGCTCATGCTGCACACTCGTGGGAGGAAAATACCAGTTCCCCTCTATGTATATAAGATCATTTTTATCTGCCTCTGCTATGACTGTTCCGTTCCATACTGCTTTCATGATTTGCTACTCCTTTGTAGTCCTTACAGTATAGCGTACTTATACGGTGTATTGAGCCTCGGCGGCTTCTATATCGCCCGTTCCATACCAAAACCGCGAAGCGTATAAAGTAGCAACCATCGCCAAGCTAAAGACGCCCGCATAGAACGGATACAACATGCCGAGCAGTGGAGCATGCTGCATCCATACAGCCACCAATATTATTGCCTCGCCCACCCCGGCACAGGCAAATGCAAGCACTGATTCTTCCTCGGGTTCTTGCCAGCCGTGAATAAACGTCGGTATATACGCCAGCGCATCAACCGCAAGTGCAATCATCATGACGACCATTGGGCTGTCCACCACAAACCACAGAGCAATTCCCAGTAAAGCACCCACGAGCGTCACGCGTTCTAGTCGTGTCACATGACGGCTCGCGTAGCGAAGGCCAAGAGCCACAACC encodes:
- a CDS encoding DUF427 domain-containing protein; translation: MKAVWNGTVIAEADKNDLIYIEGNWYFPPTSVQHELLSESPTPYTCPWKGKCQYYTVTVDGQTNADAAWSYPEPLPTAIERVHKDFSGYVAFWRGVEVSGE
- a CDS encoding diaminopimelate decarboxylase — translated: MNSWDDARLRELAREQGTPLYVYSRDMLVERAKKLLNLELPFGLTARYAVKANNHPEVIRLFHESGLQFDASSSYEAQELLELGIAGDKISLSSQQPAHNLSALLAVGVLYVASSLHQLELFVASENHPTSVGLRVNPGIGAGHNNRTTTGGANSSFGLWQAYVPEALELAAAHGVKIDRLHIHIGSGADPAMWGKMMETALEIAETMPDVTSLDMGGGYKIHRYGDEHETDMAAVGVKFAQLLQRFADKTGRKLRLEIEPGTWLVGHAGVLLASVVDVVDTGADGHTFLRLNTGMNDFARPGMYGAQHTIAVLNDATEKQEYVVVGHNCETGDILTPALGDPEGIESRELRRANIGDTVAIYDTGAYCRSMSHKGYNSYPNAKELLT